The genomic segment CTCGGAGTCGGAGGCGAGCCGGAGGAGGCGCTTCGCCTTCTTCTGGGAGCACGACTTCGCCAGGACCGGGGTCAGGGTCACCACCTCGGCGTACTCGGGCCCGTCCTCCGTGTCGACGACGATCCTCTCCCCCGCCCGGACACCGACCTCGCCGGCGAAGACGATCGTCATCTTCCCGTCCATCGCGTCGGCGAGACGGGCCCCGACGTAGTTGCCGCCGGGGTTCACGAGGGTGCCGAGGGAGCAGCTGGAACAGCTCACGAACCCTTGATTCTCACGATCCGGTCGCCGCAGGTCAAACGGCCCCCGTCATCCCCGCGGCTCGTGCCCCTCGCGGGCCAGGACCGCGGCGCCGAGAATCCCGGCGTCGTCTCCCAGTGCCGAGGGGACGATCCTGACGTCCGCCAGGTCCGTGAAGAAGGCGTGCCGGCTGGCCGCGACGCGGACCTGCTCGATGTACCCCTGTCCGACGTCTTCCGCGACCCCGCCTCCCAGGACGAACAGGTCCGGCGAGAAGACGTTCCAGAGCGTGGCGATCGTGATGCCGACGGCCCGGGCCGAGCGCGCGACCGCGCGCTCCACGAGGGCGTCGCCGGCCGCGAGCGCCTTGCGCAGGTCCGAGCCCTTGAGGCGCCCGTCCTTCTCGAAGACGGACCGGGCGACCGAAGTCCTCTCCCCCTTCTCGATCCGTCGCCGCATGAATGCGGTCATGCCGATCTTCGCGCCGATCCCCTCGAGCGTGCCGTCGATCGTCCCGTCCCCCGCCTTCTTCAGGTCGACGAAGCTCTGGCCGATCTCGCCCGCGTTGCGGTTCCGGCCGAGCCAGAGCTTTCCGTCGAGGACGACGGCCCCACCGATTCCGGTGCCGACCCAGATCGCCACGACGAGGCGCTCGCCCCTTGCCGCTCCGAGGCGCGCCTCTCCGAGCGCCGCGACCCGGACGTCGTTCTCCAGCCGCTTCGGGATGCCCGGGAACGCCGGCTCGAGCGCCGAGGGGACCTCCCACTTCTCGACGCCCAGGTTCATGGCCCGCAGCAGCGTCGTCCGCGCCGCGTCGAGCGGACCGGGGAGCCCGAGGCCGATCGCGGTGACGTCGCTTCTTTCGGCACCGGCCTCTGCGAGCGCGGTGTCCGCAGCGGCCACGAGCGCCTCGGTCATCTCCCCCGGCCCGCCACGGAAAGGGCTCTTGACCTTTCCCCGCCCGCGGATCTGCCAGTTCTCGTCGACGACGCCCGCGAGGACCTTCGTCCCCCCGACGTCGATTCCGAGGGCCAGGTTCTTCCCGTCGGCCATGAGACGCTCCTTTGCGGTTAGTCTAAGGGGAACCCATCGCGACCACGCAGAGGTGAATCGTGCCCGACCCGTCCCTCTCCCGTCTCCGGAGCCTTTCCGCCGCTGCCCCCGCGGTTCCCCTCCTCGTGGACGTCTCGAGGACGTGCCTCCCGGCGCACGCCAAGACGAGCGACCCGCTCCTCGTCGAGGCGTTCCCGGCCGCCTTCTCGGGGATGGCCGCGCTCGAGGCGGGCGGCATCGCCAACCCCGACGAGGGGCGCCGCGTCGGCCACTACTGGCTCCGGGCCCCGGAGCTCGCCCCGGAGCCGGTGCTCTCTCACGCCATCGAGGAGACCGTTTCCCGGGTGAAGGCGTTCGCCGCCGACATCCACTCCGGAAAGGTCGCTCCCGAGACGGCCGGCCATTTCAGGAACGTCCTCCTGATCGGGATCGGCGGCTCCGCGCTCGGCCCGCAGCTCGTCGCCGACGCCCTGGGAACACCGGACGACCGGATGCGGCTCTTCTTCTTCGACAACACGGACCCGGACGGGATTGCCCGCGAGATGGACCGGATCGCCGCCGCCGGCGGCATCGCCCGGACGCTCACCGTGGTGGTTTCGAAGTCGGGCGGCACGAAGGAGACCCGCAACGGAATGCTCGTGGCGCAGGCGGCCTACACGGCCAAGGGGCTCGATTTCGGCCGGCACGCCGTGGCGGTGACGCAGGACGACAGCGACCTCGACAAGCGCGCCCGGCGGCAGAAGTGGCTCGCTCGCTTCCCGATGTGGGACTGGGTGGGCGGACGCACCTCCCAGCTCTCCGCCGTCGGGCTCCTCCCGGCCGCGCTCCAGGGACTCGACGTCGACGGCCTCCTCGAGGGGGCGCGCTCCTGCGATGCGGCGACGCGGATTCCCGACGTCGGGAAAAACCCCGCGGCCCTCCTGGCCCTCGCCTGGTATCGCGAGACGGAAGGGCAGGGCCGCAAGGACATGGTCGTCCTCCCCTACAAGGACCGGCTTCTCCTCCTCTCCCGCTACCTCCAGCAGCTCGTCATGGAGTCGCTCGGCAAGGAGAAGGACCTCTCCGGCAACACCGTCCACCAGGGGATCGCCGTCTACGGCAACAAGGGCTCGACCGACCAGCACGCCTTCGTCCAGCAGCTGCGGGACGGGGTCCCGAACTTCTTCGTCACCTTCATCGAGGTGCTCAAGGACCGCAAGGACGGCCTCCCCTCGCTCGCCGTCGAGGAGGACGTCACCGCCGGCGACTACCTCCACGGCTTCTTCCTCGGGACGCGCGAGGCGCTTTCCGAGAAGGGGCGCGGCTCGGTGACGATCACCGTCGAGGACGTCTCCGCCCGATCTCTCGGTGCGCTCGTCGCGCTCTTCGAGCGGACCGTCGGCCTCTACGCCCTCCTCGTCGGCGTGAACGCCTACCACCAGCCGGGGGTCGAGGCGGGAAAGAAGGCGGCGGCGGCCGTGCTCGACGTCCAGCGCGCGCTCCTCGGCGCGATGCGGACCGAGAACGCGACCTTCCGGACGGCCGAGGAGTGGGCAAGGAAGGCGAACGCCGGGGCGGAGACCTCCTGGAAGGTACTCGAGCACCTCGCGGCGAATCCCGACCACGGCGTGAAGCGCCGCCCGGGCGCCGACCCGTTCGCCTCGACCTACGGCGTGGGCTGAGCCCCCGGGCTCACCCCTTCTTCAGCGCCTTCAGCAGCGCGTCGAAGGCCGGCGTCGCCGCGAGGACCGTCTTCTTCGGGCCGACCATCTTGAAGAAGACGGGACCCTGAGACCCCTCGGCGATGCCGCCGCGGAGCGCCCAGCCTGGCTTCGGCGTCATTGCGCCCCCGGGCATCCCGGAGGAATAGGTCCCCTCGGTCGTCACGATCGTGACCGGGATCGTCCCGGCCTTGATCGCGATCGGCTTTCCGGGCCCGGCGCTCCCCTTCTCCGCCTTGAACTGGGCGATCCAACGGTCGACGTTCGCCTGCGTTCCGCCCCCCTGTCCCTGTCCGAAGTAGAAGACCGCGACCTCGCCCCCCTCGGTGTCTCCCGCGGCGGCCGGCACCTTGTACGTGACGACGCGCATCGAGGAAGCGGACGGCGCCACGGCCCACTCCTTGGGCGCGGTCCACGCCAAACCGCCCGCCGCATTCGTCGCGCCGGCCGGAGCGTGGGACGACGCCATCTGGAAGAGCACCATCGTGGAAATGAGAAGCGTGTTCATGTCCACGGACTCTAGCAGGCCCGGGGCGGGGCCGAAGCCCCGCCCCGGGGAAGGGGTCAGGTCTTGATTTTCTATTCTGCGGCCGG from the Holophagales bacterium genome contains:
- a CDS encoding glucose-6-phosphate isomerase, producing the protein MPDPSLSRLRSLSAAAPAVPLLVDVSRTCLPAHAKTSDPLLVEAFPAAFSGMAALEAGGIANPDEGRRVGHYWLRAPELAPEPVLSHAIEETVSRVKAFAADIHSGKVAPETAGHFRNVLLIGIGGSALGPQLVADALGTPDDRMRLFFFDNTDPDGIAREMDRIAAAGGIARTLTVVVSKSGGTKETRNGMLVAQAAYTAKGLDFGRHAVAVTQDDSDLDKRARRQKWLARFPMWDWVGGRTSQLSAVGLLPAALQGLDVDGLLEGARSCDAATRIPDVGKNPAALLALAWYRETEGQGRKDMVVLPYKDRLLLLSRYLQQLVMESLGKEKDLSGNTVHQGIAVYGNKGSTDQHAFVQQLRDGVPNFFVTFIEVLKDRKDGLPSLAVEEDVTAGDYLHGFFLGTREALSEKGRGSVTITVEDVSARSLGALVALFERTVGLYALLVGVNAYHQPGVEAGKKAAAAVLDVQRALLGAMRTENATFRTAEEWARKANAGAETSWKVLEHLAANPDHGVKRRPGADPFASTYGVG
- a CDS encoding ROK family protein encodes the protein MADGKNLALGIDVGGTKVLAGVVDENWQIRGRGKVKSPFRGGPGEMTEALVAAADTALAEAGAERSDVTAIGLGLPGPLDAARTTLLRAMNLGVEKWEVPSALEPAFPGIPKRLENDVRVAALGEARLGAARGERLVVAIWVGTGIGGAVVLDGKLWLGRNRNAGEIGQSFVDLKKAGDGTIDGTLEGIGAKIGMTAFMRRRIEKGERTSVARSVFEKDGRLKGSDLRKALAAGDALVERAVARSARAVGITIATLWNVFSPDLFVLGGGVAEDVGQGYIEQVRVAASRHAFFTDLADVRIVPSALGDDAGILGAAVLAREGHEPRG